The following proteins are co-located in the Betta splendens chromosome 9, fBetSpl5.4, whole genome shotgun sequence genome:
- the tnnt2c gene encoding troponin T2c, cardiac, translated as MSDIEEIVEEYEEEEEEEEEHDDEAEEKEETSGHEELKPRPKTTYVPNIAPPKLPDGEKVDFDDLHRKRLEKDFNDLQSLIELHFTNRQKEEEELIALRNRIERRRSDRAEQQRVRAERERERQARLADERARREGEAAKQRAEEEAKKKKIFTNKSFGSYLQKVDQKKGKKLTAREEKKKALLERRKPLNIDHLNQEKLAEKAQELWQWLHQLHAEKFELGEKLKRQKYDIHVLRNRVSDHQRGSKTSKSSRGAKGKSGSWK; from the coding sequence ATGTCCGACATTGAGGAAATTGTGGAAGAgtatgaggaagaggaagaggaggaagaggagcatgatgatgaagcagaagagaaagaagaaacgAGTGGACATGAAGAGTTGAAGCCACGACCTAAGACGACCTACGTGCCCAACATCGCTCCTCCAAAGCTCCCCGATGGAGAGAAGGTAGACTTCGATGACCTCCACCGCAAGAGGCTGGAAAAGGACTTCAACGACCTCCAGTCGCTGATCGAGCTGCACTTCACCAACcgtcagaaggaggaggaggagctgatcgcgctgcggaACCGGATCGAGCGGCGCCGCTCCGACCGGGCCGAGCAGCAGCGCGTCCGCGccgagcgcgagcgcgagcgccAGGCGCGGCTGGCCGACGAGAGGGCGCGGCGCGAGGGCGAGGCCGCCAAGCAGCGCGCCGAGGAGGaggccaagaagaagaagatcttCACCAACAAGTCCTTCGGCAGCTACCTGCAGAAGGTGGACCAGAAGAAGGGCAAGAAGCTGACGGCgcgggaggagaagaagaaggcgcTGCTGGAGCGCAGGAAGCCGCTCAACATCGACCACCTCAACCAGGAGAAGCTGGCGGAGAAGGCGCAGGAGCTGTGGCAGTGGCTCCACCAGCTGCACGCCGAGAAGTTCGAGCTGGGCGAGAAGCTCAAGAGGCAGAAGTACGACATCCACGTGCTGCGGAACAGAGTCAGCGACCACCAGCGGGGCTCCAAGACCTCCAAGAGCTCCCGCGGGGCCAAAGGCAAGTCCGGCTCCTGGAAGTAG